In Cyclopterus lumpus isolate fCycLum1 chromosome 5, fCycLum1.pri, whole genome shotgun sequence, the genomic stretch TGAACCACCTgttaacacacaaagagaaaaatcattaaaaaggcACAGGTAGACTTTATGGACAGCTAAACATTGATAAAATATACTGCCTAATTTCAGTGTTTTAATTTctactgtgttgttgtttgttctgaCTGGACATGGATGTGTGTGATGAAATGAGCGGACAGTCCATGCATCTTTGTGGGAGATAATAACCTTGAAATAAGCCTGTTAggtagtttttatattttaatccCAACACTCATTTAGGCACCAGTGCTTTGAAGTAGTTTTCAATTAGATTAGATGTATATACTAATACTGATAGTGGTGTTTGGATGTCCCGAGACACTTTCAACCTTCCTACTATTGAATAAAACGTTAATTGCCTCGCCTTGTTTTGGTCAGCTCCTGCTGCACAGTACCCTTCACCCTCCTGGCTGGACTAGGTCACCGGGTTCAGGTAAGTTAGCTAGTTTAGCATGTGAGCTAACGTTACTTTAGTGCACCTTAGCGGGTTCCTCCTAGTTACCTCTCAGAGCCGACTTCCTTGAGAGAGGAAGTTTCCAGACTTTGAACAAACCCCTCCGCTTCGACGGGTAGAATTACAGACGTGTCCATTTCGTTGTAGCAAACTCAACACATAATTTCACAAGCTGTCGCTTTAGTCAAGTTGGTTTGGAGTCGGTACACTAGGTTGTCATGGTGACTAACCAAACGAACCCAGGCACTTCCTCCCTGCAGCCAGAGGGGGGCGATGCTTCTCAAAGTATGGAAAGGTCTCAAATCCCTAGAGAGGGGCGGCGCAGCTTCAAGTATGGAAAAGTCTCAAATCACTAGAGAGGGGAGGTGCATCGTAAAGTATGAAAAGGTCTCAAATCCCCAGAGAGGAAGTAGTTTCAAAAGCCAGAGCTGTAGTGCCTCACTGTAAAAATACACAATGACAAGTATTACTATCaaaattaaatgtaaagttCCGGGCACCGCGGCTGAGTCAATAATCGTctcacatttcctttttaaaacaaatgctacttttttttctaaaagcCATTACTGATTTTactttttgctttattttagaCCTGATGTTTTTTCCTGCCTTTTTGAAGCAGTTTATAACATGGTCTACTCTATAGATTATCACGATCATGATTCAAATTGAAAAGTACTGTGCAAGTAGCATTTAACAGCTTATCATATATTTGTTATGCAAAAGCTTGATTTGTAAAGCAACTGGCAACTAtggctgtcaaataaatgtaggtGTCCAAATTCCTCTGAATTGAAgacataaaaatataaaaattctTATTGTAGTTTATAGGTtagaaaaatattatattttatttccgTCTGATAACGTCTATCAGATCTTCTGAATCCACCTCTGTATCAATCTGAGGgtcattttttaattgttacaaaataacaacattctaattttttttatgcACTGTGATTTAGGACAAACTGTTACATTGTAGGATAATCTCTTTTATTAATTACAAATTCTCTTTTGtacaatatcaataaatataacCGTCCTCACTTGACCTAAACAGAAATGCAAATTCTTGAAAAAGAgatttgtaaaaacacaaacaaaaaacacactaatTTAACAAAAAGGCATCGTTGGTTGAGGCATCTCTGTATCTTTCAGTCCGTTTAAAGATTCATGTCACTTCCAGCACACCACGATGTTGGGATCATTTTCCAAACGTTCGTCCAGCTCCTGATAACTGATACCTGTAAAGTTACCACACTGTAAGCAGACTTGTTTGCTAACATGAGTTATTATTCATACTCAACAAATGGAGAGAGACCTGCCTGTTTTACAGCAGATTTCATCATAACTATGACAACCGGTATAGAGTCGAGGCAACCTGCTCCTTTCATCACGGATCACCTTCACTGGATATTTTTGAAGCCGTCGAATAAGAGACTTCATGAGGCCAAATTGGATCAGCTTCCTGAAAAGCAACACATGACATGACATACAAGTAAATAAAGGTCACTCTGACCTAACTCTGCAGGAGTCATTAAGTATTTTCAGGAACTGATAAGGTGATTGACGCCGACCTCTCGTCAACCCTTTGAAGCTGCTGCAAGTAGCGAGAACAAAGGTCTCGGACTGTGGTTCCTGGACTCAGACCACAGTACAGCTGGAAAACATCTCTCAGACTGGCACGCTTCTGACCTGAAAGACAATCAAACAATGAATatctcaaaagaaaaataaataaaacatgaatgtaaTGTTTGATAATCATGCTCCTTATTTACCTTGCTTGGTGACGTAATTGAGGCACTCCACCTGAATGGACTTATCATCGATGATGCTCTGGACTTTCGGGGTGGTGCAATAAACATTAGAGTACTGAAATGAGGTAAAAGACGATCACTAAACGTACAAACGCTCAAATTTTTACGACACAGAATTAGGCTGCTTTaagggaaaaaaatagaaatattaaaagaaataaagtttGTAGattgtataataatattatttttaaaatgttaatactCTTAAACAGATATTAGCTTTGACGTGTCAAATGAAAGATGTTGATGAAGTTCCAagtcttttaaaatatttagatTGCATTCACAGTGGCTTAATATCAAAGGTAGTACTGCCATACCTGAAATATTGACACCAAGGTCACAACACCATAATACCtgtggaggaaaaggaggattttagcatcttttttgttttgtttggaaaTAAAAGTCTTGCCGCACGCGCGCAAGCACGAGTGCATGGATAAACCCTCAGGCTCACTGTACACAGAAAACAATGGATGAGGGTGTTTTGAAGCACATTAGTCGCCGCTGTTGCCCTTTTCTCACTGAAATGTACTCACAGAAGATTCTGCACCGCAATGCGAACAAGATTCAGCTCTACGTCCGCTTCAGCAGAGATTTTCTGGATGTGTCTAAATCCATCAATACAGTGCAGGATCTGCAGTAAACATGAAGTTGAACATTATTGGCTTGTACTAAACACTATGACCTGAATTGTTCGAATAATATGATTCATATACACTACTTTGAACTAGCAATTGTTAAATGGCACTAATGACTAATTTTCATTGATGAAATATTAGATGTGAAACAAGTGTACACTTCATGTACTGCTGATAACAGGCCTTTAATAACTaatctttctcctcttcctagAATTTCGGCACATCTTATCTTATCACAACGTCCCTTGATATGTGACAAAAGGCCTACCTGTTGAGTGGTAAGATCCCACTGAGATTTGATAAAATGGTCTTTGCACTGGGTGAAGACAGGCACATCATAC encodes the following:
- the nprl2 gene encoding GATOR complex protein NPRL2, with product MMGMTSRIECIFFSEFHPTLGPKITYQVPEEYISRELFDTVQVYIITKPELQNKLITVTAMGKKLIGCPVCIEHKKYSRNALLFNLGLVCDAQTNTCALEPIVKKLSGYLTTLELESGFISNEESKQKLLPIMSTLLEELNATGACTLPIDESNTIHLKLIQLRKDPPIVQEYDVPVFTQCKDHFIKSQWDLTTQQILHCIDGFRHIQKISAEADVELNLVRIAVQNLLYYGVVTLVSIFQYSNVYCTTPKVQSIIDDKSIQVECLNYVTKQGQKRASLRDVFQLYCGLSPGTTVRDLCSRYLQQLQRVDERKLIQFGLMKSLIRRLQKYPVKVIRDERSRLPRLYTGCHSYDEICCKTGISYQELDERLENDPNIVVCWK